A genome region from Fervidobacterium changbaicum includes the following:
- a CDS encoding FAD-dependent oxidoreductase encodes MEIKENRTETPKKSFFAPLIAWKNLFEKPVTIRVPKETREAAPRYRGFHVNDWEKCIGCGTCAKICPTDAITMVEVPDMKQEYGMKPQRPTIDYGRCSFCAMCVDICTTGSLKMTREYIFISPNPEDFYFAPTEKGILNKTPEEIKIGWTRDEDSDLLDLDRVMPETLPAEERVDSFVEFVKAYSKEQAISEAARCVECAICVDRCPEHMQIPQYIKAIWKDDLQDALKWLLKGVEDQNNFGANPLSSVCGRVCTHRCEEVCAISHRGEAIAIRWLKRYITDSVPAEKWHEIVTFDVTKQPKKVAIVGSGPAGLSAAYFLATMGYEVDIYEALNRPGGVMRYGIPRYRLPDEALDKDIAFIESLGVRIFTGVAVGKDITFEELKNKYDAIFLATGLTLGRSTKIPGSDHPDVVQALPLLRAIRDYLRGEAPEPKIPKRVVVIGGGNVAMDIARSMARLQKMKYGEVNVTVTCLERTHDEMPADMEEIEEAIEEGVKICPGWGPRRVIFDDRDNIKGIECVKCTEVFDENRRFNPKFDESTVQYYDGDMIIEAIGQAPDYSYLPEEWKSKLQFVGPRILTNNLRQTQIPWLFAGGDIVNGPDIIHGVADGYWAARGIDQYLREQK; translated from the coding sequence ATGGAAATAAAAGAAAATAGAACAGAAACGCCAAAGAAGAGTTTTTTCGCCCCGCTCATAGCTTGGAAAAATCTTTTTGAAAAGCCGGTAACTATACGCGTTCCAAAAGAAACCAGGGAAGCTGCTCCAAGGTACAGAGGTTTCCATGTGAACGATTGGGAAAAGTGTATCGGCTGTGGAACTTGTGCAAAGATATGTCCAACTGATGCGATAACGATGGTAGAAGTGCCTGATATGAAGCAAGAATACGGCATGAAACCACAAAGACCTACGATAGATTACGGCCGATGTAGTTTTTGTGCTATGTGTGTCGACATCTGTACAACAGGCTCTTTGAAAATGACAAGGGAATACATATTCATTTCTCCAAATCCTGAAGACTTCTACTTCGCGCCAACTGAGAAAGGCATACTTAACAAGACCCCAGAAGAAATCAAGATCGGTTGGACGAGGGATGAAGATAGCGACTTACTCGACCTTGATAGAGTTATGCCTGAAACACTCCCAGCTGAAGAACGTGTGGATTCTTTTGTTGAATTTGTCAAAGCTTACAGTAAAGAGCAGGCTATATCTGAAGCTGCAAGGTGTGTTGAGTGTGCTATCTGTGTTGACAGGTGTCCAGAGCACATGCAGATACCACAGTATATAAAGGCAATTTGGAAAGATGACTTACAGGACGCTCTCAAGTGGCTTCTCAAAGGTGTCGAAGATCAAAACAACTTCGGTGCAAATCCACTCTCAAGTGTTTGTGGAAGAGTCTGTACACATCGCTGTGAGGAAGTCTGTGCGATTTCTCACAGGGGAGAAGCAATCGCTATCAGATGGTTGAAGAGGTACATAACGGATAGCGTTCCAGCTGAAAAATGGCATGAAATTGTGACATTCGATGTGACAAAACAACCCAAGAAAGTTGCTATCGTTGGTAGTGGTCCTGCAGGATTGTCCGCTGCTTACTTCTTGGCAACGATGGGATACGAGGTAGATATCTACGAAGCACTCAACCGCCCTGGTGGTGTCATGAGGTACGGTATCCCGAGGTACAGGCTGCCAGACGAAGCACTTGATAAGGATATCGCATTCATCGAATCACTCGGTGTAAGGATCTTCACCGGTGTCGCTGTTGGGAAAGATATTACATTCGAAGAGTTGAAAAATAAGTACGATGCGATATTCTTGGCAACTGGTTTGACACTCGGTAGGTCTACAAAAATCCCGGGTTCTGACCATCCAGATGTTGTCCAAGCATTGCCACTGTTGAGGGCTATAAGAGATTACCTGCGCGGCGAAGCTCCGGAACCGAAGATACCCAAACGAGTCGTAGTTATCGGTGGCGGAAACGTCGCAATGGATATCGCAAGGAGTATGGCAAGGCTTCAAAAGATGAAATACGGTGAGGTAAATGTCACGGTCACATGTCTTGAAAGAACACACGACGAAATGCCCGCTGACATGGAAGAAATCGAAGAAGCCATTGAAGAAGGTGTAAAGATATGTCCGGGCTGGGGTCCTAGAAGAGTGATTTTCGATGATAGAGACAACATAAAAGGAATCGAATGTGTAAAATGTACCGAGGTCTTCGATGAAAACAGAAGGTTCAATCCTAAGTTCGACGAATCAACAGTTCAATACTACGACGGTGATATGATAATCGAAGCCATCGGTCAAGCACCCGATTACTCGTATCTCCCAGAAGAATGGAAATCGAAGCTCCAGTTCGTCGGACCAAGGATACTTACAAACAATCTCAGGCAAACACAGATTCCTTGGCTTTTTGCTGGTGGAGATATCGTCAATGGGCCGGACATAATACATGGTGTCGCAGATGGTTACTGGGCAGCAAGAGGTATTGACCAATACTTGAGAGAGCAGAAATGA
- a CDS encoding NADH-quinone oxidoreductase subunit C codes for MTNSMNNNVAEILEKAKKLFDVRVEDIAERQHKLIAENDKTIPLLAFLKESGYSHLSILTCIDWIEEKRFELVYILFNWSNGVTLLVSTFIDRDKPVFYTVKDMWPTAEYYERDVHEFFGVEFEGNERCRLPLFLELWNDLPPLRKDFDPLKFSKEHFPDREYEKDAIHEAKIIRADLEDTRGDING; via the coding sequence ATGACGAATTCCATGAATAATAACGTTGCCGAAATACTTGAAAAAGCTAAGAAGCTCTTCGATGTCAGGGTCGAAGATATTGCAGAAAGACAGCATAAACTCATTGCAGAAAACGATAAGACAATACCGTTGCTCGCTTTCCTGAAAGAATCAGGCTATTCGCATCTCTCCATTTTGACTTGTATCGACTGGATCGAAGAGAAGAGATTCGAACTTGTTTACATACTCTTCAACTGGTCAAATGGTGTCACGTTACTTGTCTCTACATTTATTGACAGAGATAAACCTGTCTTCTACACCGTCAAAGATATGTGGCCAACTGCGGAGTACTACGAGCGTGATGTCCACGAATTCTTCGGTGTGGAATTCGAAGGAAACGAGAGATGCAGATTGCCACTCTTCCTCGAGCTCTGGAACGATTTACCACCACTCAGAAAAGATTTTGACCCATTGAAGTTCTCAAAAGAACACTTCCCAGACAGGGAATACGAAAAGGATGCGATCCATGAAGCAAAGATAATAAGAGCAGATTTAGAAGACACAAGGGGTGATATAAATGGGTGA
- a CDS encoding NuoB/complex I 20 kDa subunit family protein — MDERSVWEKIADQLRSRSMWMLHYCTGCGAVELPPSMTSRFDMERLGMGPMATPRQADILLITGYLSVKTLRRVIYTYEKMADPKYVIGFGSCTINGGIYFDSYSTINRLDYYLPVDLYIAGCMPRPEAILNAFNTLMEMIRKGEANGWKRYKENYEWYKQNQLRSLGEVIVHDEFHE; from the coding sequence ATAGATGAAAGAAGTGTATGGGAAAAGATAGCAGACCAATTGAGAAGTAGATCAATGTGGATGCTCCATTACTGTACCGGTTGTGGTGCTGTCGAATTGCCACCATCGATGACTTCTCGATTCGATATGGAGCGTCTTGGGATGGGACCAATGGCAACTCCAAGACAAGCCGACATACTCTTGATAACTGGATACCTGAGTGTCAAAACTCTCAGAAGGGTCATTTACACGTACGAAAAGATGGCCGATCCAAAGTACGTCATTGGATTCGGCTCATGTACGATAAACGGTGGCATATATTTCGACTCTTATTCCACAATCAACAGACTTGACTATTACTTACCTGTCGACCTTTACATCGCAGGTTGTATGCCAAGACCGGAGGCGATACTCAACGCTTTTAATACGCTGATGGAGATGATAAGGAAAGGCGAAGCGAACGGCTGGAAGAGGTACAAGGAAAATTACGAATGGTACAAGCAGAATCAGTTGAGGAGTCTCGGAGAGGTGATTGTCCATGACGAATTCCATGAATAA
- a CDS encoding NADH-quinone oxidoreductase subunit D: protein MGEVKLFFGPNHPGMHGNFSVHMYVEGDIVVKARPLPGFLHRGFEKLMERRLWYQNLALIPRICVPEPDINEACYAMAIEKIAKVEVPERAQWIRMIVLELARIANHLWSFGGIGGPTGMYTSMFWSVSDRDRVLDIFEELTGARIYHMYIIPGGVRKDFPPKLEEKILKLMDYLEQRMPEYETFILKNRILHTRLKGIAKIDTETCLKLGVTGIGLRATGVPYDIRKVDPYLFYDKVEFEIPTATEGDALARMSLKPKEIRQSIRIIRQALEKMPAGPVNTKISDGNGLRIRVPKGMAYARVESTRGEYGYLVVSNGEETPYRVAVRGASYPQGLYGVEHLLPGTRIDDVPIWLDTMGVCAPEIDR, encoded by the coding sequence ATGGGTGAAGTGAAGCTGTTCTTTGGTCCGAATCACCCTGGAATGCACGGTAATTTCAGCGTCCACATGTACGTGGAAGGCGACATTGTCGTCAAGGCAAGACCACTACCGGGCTTTTTGCACCGTGGATTCGAAAAGCTCATGGAAAGAAGACTTTGGTATCAGAACCTTGCGCTGATACCACGTATTTGTGTGCCTGAGCCGGATATAAACGAAGCTTGTTATGCAATGGCAATTGAAAAGATAGCAAAAGTCGAAGTCCCAGAAAGGGCGCAGTGGATAAGGATGATTGTGCTCGAACTTGCTCGCATTGCGAACCACCTTTGGTCATTTGGTGGTATCGGAGGACCTACCGGAATGTACACAAGTATGTTCTGGAGTGTTTCTGACAGAGACAGGGTCCTTGACATTTTCGAGGAGTTAACGGGGGCAAGGATTTACCATATGTACATCATCCCTGGTGGTGTTAGAAAGGACTTTCCACCTAAGCTTGAAGAAAAGATTTTGAAGTTAATGGATTACTTAGAACAAAGAATGCCAGAGTACGAAACATTCATCCTTAAGAACAGAATACTCCATACGAGGTTGAAAGGTATCGCAAAGATTGACACAGAAACTTGTTTAAAACTAGGTGTGACAGGCATCGGATTAAGGGCAACAGGTGTGCCATACGATATTAGAAAAGTTGACCCGTATCTGTTCTACGATAAGGTAGAATTCGAAATTCCAACAGCTACAGAAGGCGACGCACTTGCAAGGATGAGCCTGAAACCAAAGGAGATAAGACAGAGCATCAGGATAATCAGGCAGGCGTTGGAAAAGATGCCAGCTGGTCCTGTGAATACAAAAATTTCCGATGGTAACGGCTTGAGAATTAGGGTTCCAAAGGGAATGGCGTACGCACGCGTTGAATCTACACGTGGAGAGTACGGATACCTCGTCGTCTCAAACGGCGAGGAAACACCATACAGAGTAGCGGTCAGAGGCGCTTCCTATCCACAAGGACTCTACGGTGTGGAACACCTACTACCTGGAACGAGGATAGATGATGTACCTATCTGGCTCGATACAATGGGCGTGTGTGCCCCGGAAATCGATAGGTAA
- a CDS encoding respiratory chain complex I subunit 1 family protein, whose product MTGLATAGRVAGVLFTAFFFGLTFEGIGRKITARIQKRYGPPWYQNFIDVFKTLTKHGWTHGWIFDFGVLMALGGVIATLSFVPLGNLVAFPGLDNFFVIAYLFTVGALGMAMGMVGTGNPWASIGVARALTLMLGYEVPYLIVITTLLFYYKTGNISSIIEAQAQAGEWNIVKFPIGALVALISLQGMLGKEPFEAPIAPAEIASGPMVELSAKYMGLLMLMNTFMEFIEISLFVDFFLGGGTFFVFLLKYFIVWTFAVMVSAVLPRFRIEQAVAFYWTVPILLAFLQAFFVVNGWVF is encoded by the coding sequence ATGACAGGATTAGCGACAGCTGGAAGAGTAGCAGGCGTATTATTTACCGCGTTCTTTTTTGGTTTGACATTCGAAGGTATAGGTAGAAAGATAACCGCGCGTATCCAGAAAAGGTACGGTCCACCTTGGTATCAGAATTTTATAGATGTCTTCAAAACCTTAACTAAGCATGGTTGGACGCACGGCTGGATATTCGATTTTGGCGTGCTTATGGCCCTTGGCGGTGTTATTGCGACACTTTCGTTCGTTCCACTCGGAAATTTAGTAGCGTTCCCAGGGCTTGATAACTTCTTTGTAATAGCGTATCTGTTCACAGTTGGAGCATTAGGTATGGCAATGGGTATGGTAGGTACAGGAAACCCGTGGGCATCCATCGGTGTTGCAAGGGCTCTCACACTTATGCTCGGTTATGAAGTTCCATATCTCATCGTTATCACTACACTGCTTTTCTACTACAAAACGGGAAATATCTCATCAATTATCGAAGCACAGGCACAAGCAGGGGAATGGAACATCGTAAAGTTTCCAATAGGTGCTTTAGTTGCGCTTATTTCCCTCCAAGGCATGCTTGGTAAAGAACCGTTTGAAGCACCAATAGCACCAGCGGAAATCGCGTCTGGTCCCATGGTTGAACTCTCGGCAAAATACATGGGCTTGCTGATGCTGATGAACACTTTTATGGAATTCATTGAAATAAGTCTTTTCGTTGACTTCTTCCTTGGCGGCGGGACGTTCTTTGTTTTCTTGCTCAAATACTTCATCGTTTGGACTTTTGCAGTTATGGTCTCGGCTGTACTACCAAGATTCAGAATCGAGCAAGCAGTGGCGTTCTATTGGACAGTTCCAATACTTCTTGCGTTTTTGCAGGCTTTCTTTGTTGTAAACGGCTGGGTATTTTAA
- a CDS encoding ABC transporter substrate-binding protein has product MRKVLLALLVLVLAVSTFAAIRIGVFEPLTGAFAAGGQLTLKGIRLANEMYPTVLNQKVELIVLDNKTDKVEAANAVTRLIQVYNVSAIIGSYGSSLAIPGSEVANKMKVPMVGCSPTNPLVTKDKEYVFRVCFIDPFQGRVMAKFAVETLKAKTAYIIQDISSDYSVGLAHYFRNAFIEFTGNSKSVLGVASYQGGDQDFTSQLTLAKSKNPDVLFIPAGSYGDAALIMKQAREMGIKSIFLGGDTWEVPEIVQVGGDAVEGAYFSTHFDEKAMTTEMTKKFVEAYRKKYNEEPSAFAALGFDAYLVILDAITRAKSAKPEDIKNALAQTKNFQGATGSITFDENGDAIKDAIVKKIENGKFKLITIVKP; this is encoded by the coding sequence GTGAGGAAAGTTCTTCTGGCTCTTCTTGTGCTTGTACTGGCTGTTTCCACATTTGCGGCTATCAGGATAGGTGTATTCGAACCGCTCACGGGAGCTTTTGCTGCCGGTGGTCAGCTCACGCTCAAGGGTATCAGACTTGCTAACGAAATGTACCCAACGGTCCTTAACCAAAAGGTTGAGTTGATTGTTCTTGACAACAAAACCGACAAAGTTGAAGCAGCAAACGCAGTCACAAGGTTGATCCAAGTCTACAACGTAAGTGCGATCATCGGAAGTTATGGTAGTTCGTTAGCTATTCCTGGCAGCGAAGTTGCAAACAAGATGAAAGTCCCGATGGTAGGATGCTCACCAACGAACCCGCTAGTAACAAAGGACAAGGAATATGTTTTCAGAGTTTGTTTCATTGACCCATTCCAAGGAAGAGTTATGGCAAAGTTCGCGGTTGAGACACTTAAGGCAAAAACAGCGTATATCATCCAGGATATCTCTTCAGACTACTCAGTTGGGTTGGCACACTATTTCAGGAACGCTTTCATTGAATTTACAGGCAATAGCAAATCTGTCCTTGGAGTGGCTTCCTACCAAGGTGGAGACCAAGACTTCACATCCCAACTAACGTTGGCTAAGTCAAAGAACCCAGATGTCCTTTTCATCCCAGCTGGTTCCTATGGAGACGCTGCTTTGATTATGAAGCAAGCAAGGGAAATGGGAATTAAGTCAATATTCTTGGGCGGTGACACTTGGGAAGTTCCGGAAATAGTCCAAGTTGGAGGAGACGCAGTTGAAGGAGCTTACTTCAGCACTCACTTCGACGAGAAAGCTATGACAACTGAAATGACGAAAAAATTCGTTGAGGCCTACAGAAAGAAGTACAACGAAGAACCGAGTGCATTCGCAGCACTTGGTTTCGATGCCTACCTTGTCATCCTCGACGCGATTACAAGGGCAAAATCTGCAAAACCAGAGGACATCAAGAATGCGTTAGCTCAAACTAAGAACTTCCAAGGTGCAACTGGTTCTATAACATTCGATGAGAACGGAGACGCAATAAAAGATGCGATTGTAAAGAAGATAGAAAATGGCAAATTTAAGCTGATAACTATTGTAAAACCATAG
- a CDS encoding ferritin-like domain-containing protein, with protein MYDVLKLAEQFEIEGFKFYRTKRDEVKNKSVADIFDYLAQMEKEHTEFIRRLRKSLEEGSEIESLPQQSTTYYKSRYEGQKISETSQEDDIADLSVLRMAYLIEKDFMEFYEKAAQKEIDERVKKLLLVLRDWEEGHKRIIEEEIKAIIERNNLELGFYPF; from the coding sequence ATGTACGACGTACTTAAGTTAGCGGAACAGTTTGAAATAGAAGGATTCAAGTTCTACAGAACCAAAAGGGACGAAGTGAAGAACAAGTCGGTAGCTGACATATTCGACTACTTAGCCCAGATGGAAAAAGAACACACTGAATTCATCAGAAGATTAAGAAAATCTCTTGAAGAAGGCTCGGAAATTGAATCGCTACCGCAGCAAAGTACTACGTATTACAAATCCAGATACGAAGGGCAAAAAATTTCCGAAACCTCTCAGGAAGACGATATAGCTGACCTTTCCGTTTTGAGGATGGCTTACTTAATCGAAAAAGACTTTATGGAATTTTACGAAAAAGCGGCTCAGAAAGAGATAGATGAAAGAGTGAAGAAGTTGCTCTTGGTACTGAGAGATTGGGAAGAGGGGCACAAGAGGATAATTGAAGAAGAAATAAAGGCGATAATTGAAAGGAACAACCTGGAGTTGGGGTTTTATCCATTTTAA